One Phocaeicola dorei genomic region harbors:
- a CDS encoding UDP-N-acetylmuramoyl-L-alanyl-D-glutamate--2,6-diaminopimelate ligase: MAQEISGINMDSRLIEPGHIFIAVKGTQTDGHTYIQKAIEKGARTVVCENLPETLIENVTYIKVNDTEDVVGKLATTFYGDPTSKLELVGVTGTNGKTTIATLLYNMFRKFGYKTGLISTVCNYIDEEAIPTDHTTPDPITLNKLLGRMADEGCKYAFMEVSSHSVAQKRIGGLKFAGGIFTNLTRDHLDYHKTVENYLKAKKAFFDSLPKTAFALTNLDDKNGLVMTQNTKAKVHTYSLRSLSDFKGKVLEDGFEGMLLDINNVEVNVQFIGRFNASNLLAVYGTACLLGKKTEEVLLALSTLRPVAGRFDSLRSPKGYTAIVDYAHTPDALENVLNAIHEVLNGKGNVITVVGAGGNRDKGKRPLMAQEAVKQSDKVIITSDNPRFEEPQEIINDMLAGLTKEDMRKVISIADRKEAIRTACMLAQAKDVILVAGKGHENYQEIKGIKHHFDDKEVLRDIFANE, translated from the coding sequence ATGGCCCAAGAGATTTCGGGAATAAACATGGACTCGCGCCTGATAGAGCCTGGTCATATTTTCATTGCTGTAAAAGGGACGCAGACTGACGGACATACTTATATTCAAAAAGCAATAGAAAAAGGAGCCCGTACAGTGGTATGTGAAAACCTTCCTGAGACATTAATTGAAAATGTTACCTACATAAAAGTGAACGACACGGAAGACGTTGTCGGGAAACTAGCAACTACGTTTTACGGTGACCCCACCTCGAAATTGGAACTGGTCGGTGTTACAGGCACCAACGGAAAAACTACTATTGCTACCTTATTATATAATATGTTCCGTAAATTCGGATATAAAACAGGACTCATTTCCACTGTATGCAATTATATAGATGAGGAAGCCATTCCAACTGACCATACCACCCCTGACCCTATTACACTAAACAAACTGCTGGGACGCATGGCAGATGAAGGATGCAAATATGCCTTTATGGAAGTAAGCTCACATTCAGTCGCACAAAAACGGATTGGTGGTTTAAAATTTGCAGGCGGTATATTTACCAACCTTACCCGTGACCATCTGGACTACCATAAAACTGTAGAGAACTATCTGAAAGCCAAAAAAGCATTCTTTGACAGTCTGCCTAAAACAGCCTTTGCCTTAACCAATCTGGATGACAAAAACGGATTGGTCATGACTCAAAATACCAAAGCAAAGGTACACACCTATTCGCTGCGCAGTTTGAGTGATTTTAAAGGAAAAGTGCTGGAAGATGGATTCGAAGGAATGCTGCTTGATATAAATAATGTGGAAGTCAATGTACAGTTCATCGGACGCTTCAATGCTTCCAATCTGCTGGCAGTCTATGGAACAGCCTGCCTGCTTGGGAAAAAAACAGAAGAGGTACTGCTGGCATTGAGTACTCTTCGCCCCGTTGCCGGGCGTTTTGACTCACTGCGCTCACCCAAGGGATACACCGCCATTGTGGACTATGCCCATACTCCGGATGCCTTGGAAAATGTGCTGAATGCCATTCACGAGGTTCTGAATGGCAAAGGTAATGTAATTACGGTAGTAGGCGCCGGCGGCAACCGCGATAAAGGCAAACGCCCCTTGATGGCACAAGAAGCGGTAAAGCAAAGCGATAAGGTCATTATCACCTCTGACAATCCCCGTTTTGAAGAGCCGCAGGAAATCATCAATGATATGCTGGCAGGACTGACTAAAGAGGATATGCGTAAAGTGATAAGCATAGCCGACCGTAAAGAAGCAATCCGTACAGCTTGTATGCTAGCCCAAGCTAAAGATGTCATTTTAGTTGCCGGGAAAGGACACGAGAATTATCAGGAAATCAAAGGTATAAAG